TGTCACAGAAATTGGCCCAAACACCACCATGCAGGAGAGAGATCAGCCCATTACCTCCATGTGTTCACCATCCCCTCTCTAAAGAGAGCTTCCAAATGTGGAAGTCAGTTTATTCCTATTCCCCAAACACCTCAGCTGACTGCTTCTGCATTTCCCAAAGCTGTGGAAGGTGCTGTTGCCCTACTATCCACCACGCTGGGAAGTCCAGAGCAGGAGTCCTTGTCAGGGAAGGCTGGGCAGGGTGCAGACTGCTACCATCTGCTGGGGATGAAAGTGCAGCCCACCACTCTGGGGAGCCAGCACACAACTGGAGGCTTGGACACTGGGGTGCTCCTGACCAGACTCAGGCTCAGAGGCTCATCTTGGCTTCATGAAGCACAGTGACTTTGAATGGCCACATGCTCTGTTTAGATGGTAAAACGacagcctgattttttttatcatcTCTCATTCTAGTTCCATGGTGGTGAGCAAAGGGGCTCAAGCAGCAGGACCAGCTGTTAATGACTGCAGAAGGGGtaaggacagagggacagagtcTGCCAGACACCTTGCTCAGGAAGACACAATATTGAAATAGAGAAAGCAACACTTCTCTCACAGTTCTCTACAAAGGTCAAGTATGAAAAAGGCATCAAAGAAATCAATCAAACCATATATGACAGCATTTATTAGTCAGTTTAACACATCACACAGTGGCAGAGGCACTCTGAGAGGAGCTGATTCTTGGACCCTTATGCCTCCAGCccacagggctggcaccactggcagtgcctggcaTACTTTGCAGGGCCTGCTCAGTTTCCAGGGTCTGAGGCAGTAGCTAGTCAAGTTAAATAGATGGTTTAACATTGTACAAAAGGCACACCACAGATAACAGCCATTAAAGTTCAGGGGATTCAGTTTCTTGCACCccagaggagaagggagagccAAGGCAGAGACCCTCCCAATGCAACCTTAGAAAACAGCAGGGATTTTCCATTTCAGTGCTGTTCCCACCAGTAAGCTACTGGGGCTCCTACTAACAAAGTAGTAGCAACTTAGGGCTCtattctcctgctctcccccagAACTAGGGATCATGGAGAGGGTAGTGCTGTTTTGAGAGTACTTTCCCTACCTTCTTTCCCAAGGAGAGTCTTGGGGCATGCAGGATCCTATCATGATGGATGCAGTCCTTGGGAAGGAGGTGAGGCACAAGGCAAACCAAGTgatgcaaagaagaaaaagcagaaccACAACTCCAAGGTCTCCAGTCCCTAGATacttccctcttctcctgttACCAGCCTGCAACAACCCAGATCTCATTCTAGCATGCCACCCACTGCAAGTAAAATGCCCCAAAGGCCAATGCCCAAGTTAATCTGAAGGCTGTTACCCACAGCGACCTCTTTCTAACACTCATTTCACCCATCCCATCAGGTACCTGAGATCCAGGCAGAAGTGAAAAGTTAcccctttccctctttcccacctCCACCCCAGTCTCTTCTTCCATCCCTAGTTTTACTCCCCCTTTGATTTCCGGGTGCTACTCAGATAAGTTCTGAAGTAGAAGTTGCCGAAGAGTACCAATAAAGTGGTATAAACCCCTGATGAAATAAGAAACACTGGCCACTGCAACGGGCAGACCTTATTATCCCTCCACAAGAGGAACAAGATGTTCATGATTACAAatactgtcatctgcaccatcTGTGAAGTGGTGATTATCATGGCGATGGAGGTGGGTACCCGAATGCCCATGGCTGTCACAGTATAGTAGGAGTATGTCAAACCATGGATACTGAAGTTCATGGCTGCAACCCAGGCAAAACCAGGCAGCATATAATTATAGGTATACCAGCTTACAACCATTGCGGTTAAATGATGGTACCAGTGGAGGATGATGAGCTTCTTTTTCCGGAGAACAATGAACACAGTGTCACCTGGAGTTGGGAGAGAGGTGTATTGTTAGTTAGGTGAAAGCACAGCAGTTGGCCAAGTTTGCACATGAGGCAGAACAAGCAAGCTTCAATGCTGAAGCCATTTTATGGCTTGATTCCACCAAAACCTAGGTTTGCATTGAAATCATCTGTATTGAAAAAGATCATTTAGGCACACTACCTGCTGACATGTTTATAGTACAAGAGTCCCTTGAGCCAGGCTTGCTTACCTAGCTCTACCTACCCAGCACTTCAGATGATCTCTTTACTTCTTTGAATGGAAACTAGGTGGAaagcccagcccttccctgcctgctttCTGCCTCCTTGTTGCAGTCATTCCAGTGTAGAATTGCACTGGCCTGGGCATGAAACTAGAGCAATAACATCAGGCTGCAACCCCGTGGAAAGCAAGCATATCATCTGAGAGAGCAAGAAAATGAGTGACACGTGCAAGGCTAAATAACCAAGGAACAGTTATGAACACAGGATAAGGAGACATTTTAGACTTACCCAGTTCCAGGACTTTGGTCAGTGCAAATAAATAGACCCAAAGCTTGGAGACAGGGTGGACATAGGAAGATGGACTACACAATGAGTGCTTTAATCCCTTGGTAAGAAGTAGAAAGGATATTTGCTTCCAGATCCGTGAGGCTGCAATGACACTGCAAGAAAACCAGAGCAAAGCTGAACACTGTGCCCAGGGCCTCACCAGAGCCTCTGACATCTCTGCACCCAAGGATATTCAGCTAACTCCATCTCAATGCCCAGGCTAGTCTTGGGGACATCTAAGCAAACTGTTGTCTTGTTGACTTCCCAACAGGTTTCCGTTCTCTATTTGCTGGACGCAGGCTTGCCTAACACCTTTTAGCCAGGATTTAGCACATATTCCTGCAAGACAAAGCAGTGAGAggctgctgctcacaggagAACAGCAGCAAGGCACAAGGAGTAAGTAGGTTGTGAGCCACCAACACGGCCCTTCAGTTTGCCACCATGAAGCTCCTGAAAGGTGGCAGCAGCCAAGGTCTGAGCATCAAAGAGTGCTCCCTTGTTACACCCTCTGCTTCCACAGCTTTAAGAGGCACTTGAAGAAAAGCTGCCATACCGATCAGAAAAGGAGGACAATGGTCCTGACGTCCCATCTCTTGACATGGGCCCACAGGAACTGCCCAGGGAGTGTTTACAACCTGCTGTAGCAGGCAGTTCCTACAGCTTATGAGAAGAAATACCACTTTTTCTTTGTTAGCAACCTGTATGTTTCATTTGCATGAGCTTGTCTCCAAACAGATCATGAATAGTCATTCCCTGACCTCCTCTCTCCCACAGCTTATGATTTTACAGACCACTGCCACGCCCTGCCCTAACATGAGGATTAACCAGTGTTCCTTTCCCTGAACAAAGCCAACTGGAGCTAGAGGCAGTAGtttcatttctctctgtctcACAAAACAGACAGGAAGAGGCATGGAGATGAGGGGAATTTTGGAAAATTGAATCTTGTTTAATTAGAACATGGGCTGAAACAGTCTCATGGCTAATGCAGAAAACCAGTACTGTAAGAGTTGACAGGTTGAAAACATACATTTTAGACTAatcttctgtgcttctgtgagcATAACAGAATTTACCTCATCTCCTACAAAACAAGATTAGAGAAaggtggggagaaaaaaataatctatatTTTAAAGAGTAACAGACCTCAAATCAAACTTGTAATTGACAGGCATCCTTTGAATGAGGGAGGATCTCTGCTCTTGCAGGCTTCACATTCATAGCTACCCACTAATGGGTTTCAAGCACAGTCCCCAATGGCCTCTCTGCAACTCATTTGACTAGCTGGAATATTTCTGTTGAGAAACAAATGACCTGTATGAGCAGGTCACTTCCTCTGGTTGGAAAGGGCCTTCAGGggggaaacaaaataatttattttgccaGTGACATCATGGATACCCAGAACTTTCCATCAA
Above is a window of Pithys albifrons albifrons isolate INPA30051 chromosome 9, PitAlb_v1, whole genome shotgun sequence DNA encoding:
- the LOC139675930 gene encoding very long chain fatty acid elongase 6-like, which translates into the protein MLDMEVMIDPFELQPLGEYDFEKSFNQTAARKWMAENRHKSLIFGAVYLIVIFGIQHFMKERRAYHLRVPLTLWSFSLTLLSVIAASRIWKQISFLLLTKGLKHSLCSPSSYVHPVSKLWVYLFALTKVLELGDTVFIVLRKKKLIILHWYHHLTAMVVSWYTYNYMLPGFAWVAAMNFSIHGLTYSYYTVTAMGIRVPTSIAMIITTSQMVQMTVFVIMNILFLLWRDNKVCPLQWPVFLISSGVYTTLLVLFGNFYFRTYLSSTRKSKGE